ATTCATGTTTGTTAGAAAAATGCTGGTATATCGTCTTTTTAGAAATTCCCAACTCATTAGCAATGTCATCCATTGTTACGCTTTTAAAACCAAGCGTCATAAACATCTCTGTTGCCTTTTCAATAATCAATTCTCTCATAAAAACAGTCTTACTTCGGTACAAATATAGGATGGAAACTTTTAATACCAAAAAAGTTTCCAAAGTTTTTTATTCAATTTTCTATGCTTTTGCATATTGCTTTTGCAAGCGGAAAGGTTTATTTTAGCAAAAAAAATAGCCGATGCATGCCATAGCGCACTACCAGCAAATAATACAAGAGTATTTTACCAACCTATCATTACAGCAAGAGCCCATAAATTTATACAAGCCCATACAATACATATTATCTATTGGTGGAAAGCGTATGCGACCTGTGCTTACCCTTATGGCTACAGAGGTTTTTAATACCGATTGTAAAAAAGCACTACCCGCTGCTGTAGCAGTAGAGATGTTTCATAACTTTTCGTTAGTACACGACGATATTATGGACGATGCGCCGCTGCGTAGGGGTAATAAAACGGTACACGAAAAGTGGGATGTAAATACAGCAATACTGTCGGGCGATGCGATGCTAATTTTGGCATACCAGTATTTTGAAGGCTATGAACCTGCAATATTTAGAGATTTGGCAAAACTATTTAGCAAAACGGCTTTAGAAGTTTGCGAGGGGCAGCAATGGGATGTTGATTTTGAAAGTCGGCACGATGTAACCCTACCCGAATATATTAAGATGATAGGCAACAAAACAGCCGTACTGGTAGGCGCATCTATGAAAATGGGGGGCATTGTGGCCCAAACAACCCCAGAAAATTGCGATTTGATATACGATTTTGGGTTTAACCTCGGTTTAGCATTCCAATTGCAAGACGATTACCTGGATGCCTTTGGCGACCCCGAAACGTTTGGTAAGCAGGTAGGAGGGGACATTATAGAGAATAAGAAAACGTACTTGTACCTTAAAGCCCTGCAACATTGTAACGCATACCAAAAAGAACGTTTACTACAATGGTTTGCTGTACAGCCTGAAGATACTGCGGAAAAAGTAGCTGATGTTAAAGATTTGTTTAAGGCTACAGGAGCCGATACTGCTACTAAAGCGGCTATAGCAGATTATACGCAAAGGGCTTTTGCTACACTAGAAAAACTGGATATTGACCCCGATAAAAAACTGATGCTAGAGCAGTTTGGACAAGTGCTTATGCAACGAAAAGTGTGATGTATATACCACTTGCAAATACCGATTTATTACTGAGCCAAGCGCAAAAAGAGCAGTTGTATAGTAAACTTATAGAACAGCTTAATAAAGATTTTACTTTGGCGAATGAGCTATTGGATTTTAAAACCGATATAACTCCTATAGAATTGAAGCTTGGGCTTCGCGAAAAGATATATACGCTAATACAACATAAGTTTGCCGAGTATTTAAACCTCCTTTACATTATAGATGTACCTGAGCGCGAAATAAAAGCACTAAGTGGCGGAGATATAATGGAGCTTAGCGAGCAAGTAGCGTTTTTAATATTAAAACGGGAATGGCAAAAGGTTTGGTTTAGGAATAGGTATTAACAGACAGTTGGACTTATACTCGCTGTTGTCATTCCGACGAAGGAAGGAATCTTTGAACTGGTTTTACAGATTGCTTCGTCATGCTTCCTCGCAATGACGGGGGCTAATAATTGTCAAAAAAACACGCGTATAAAAGGCATAAAAGCATCGCTATATACCCTATCTCGTTCTCGAAACAAAACGTTATACCGAATACCAATGGTAACGTTACCTGTATTGTATCCTGCACCTAAAAATAAGGCGGTATTCCAAAAATCACGGTCACGAAGCAGTGTATTATTATCATCAAACACATTATCGTCGTAATTGAGGTTAACACGGAGTTGCTCTACTTCGGCAGATAATTGTACTTCGGGTATGGGGCTAAATATTCCTATAACAGACATGCCGTAGATGTACGACTCGTAAAAATCGTCAAAATTAACATAACTACCTTGCAGCCCAACACCCACACCCACATACGCATTAACTTGGTATAGCGCACTAGGGGCAATCAAAATATCGGTATAATCCCTGCCAAATGCTACCCCTGCTGTGCCACCAAAACGTACCCTGCTCCAAAAGTCACTATCCTGTTGCGCATTCGTAGTTGTACAACACAATATAGTTGATACTATTAGGGTACATTTTGTTAAAAAATTGAAAAAGCCTATTTTCATATCAATTGTTTAGTGCATAATTACTAATCATAAATATATTAAAAAGAAGTAAAGATTAATTACAATTGTTGTACTTTTGTCTAAAATTTTTCAACCAAAAGGTCATAAAGACATAAGTATGGACAGGTTTTCCTTTTTAAACGCAGCACATACTGCTTTTTTCGCAGATTTATACGAACAATACATAGAAAATCCCGATAGTGTAGAGCCAAGCTGGAGAAGCTTTTTTCAAGGTTTTGATTTTGCAAACGAGTATGGCTCCGAAAACGATATAGCAACCACTACATCAAACCAAGCGGCAGCGCAACAAACAATTTCTGACCTTCCTGATCGATTACAGAAAGAATTTAGAGTACTAAATCTTATTGAAGGCTACAGAACGCGTGGGCATCTCTTTACAGAGACCAACCCCGTACGCGAACGCCGAAACTATTCGCCAACGATAGAGCTGGAGGATTTCGGATTATCAAAAAGTGATCTTACTACCGTATTTGAAGCAGGTAAAGAAGTAGGGCTTGAGCAGGCTACATTAGAGCAAATACTAAACTACCTTAAAAACGTATACCGTACTCACACAGGTATTGAGTACATGTACATCCGTAACCCTAAAGTTAGGAAATGGATACAAAATAGGCTTTCGGCTAACGAAAATCAACCAAAAATTGATGCAGAGCAGCAAAAACAAATATTAGAAAAGTTAAACGAAGCAGTTTCTTTCGAAAACTTTTTACATACCAAATATGTAGGTCAAAAACGTTTCTCGTTAGAAGGTGGCGAATCGTTAATACCAGCTATAGATGCCCTTATTGAGGCAGCAGCCGAGAAAGGCGTAGAGCAATTTGTAATGGGTATGGCACACCGTGGGCGTTTAAATATGCTTGCTAATGTATTTGGTAAATCTACAGCCGATATATTTAGTGAATTTGACGGTAAAGATTACGATGAAGATGCCATGTTTGATGGTGATGTTAAATACCACTTAGGGTTAACATCGGACAGAAAAACCAGACGTGGTAAAAATATAAACATAAACCTAGCACCCAACCCATCGCACCTAGAAACAGTAGGAGCGGTTATAGAGGGTATTGCTAGAGCAAAACAAGACAAATACTTCCCAGAAGATAACGCTAAAGTACTACCAATAGCACTGCATGGCGATGCTGCTATTGCAGGGCAGGGAATAGTGTACGAAATTGTACAAATGGCTAATTTAGATGGGTATAAAACAGGCGGTACCATACACGTAGTTATTAACAACCAGGTAGGCTTTACAACCAACTATCTGGATGGTCGCTCGTCTACCTACTGTACCGATGTTGCAAAAGTAACACTATCGCCAGTACTGCACGTAAATGCAGATGATGTAGAGGCTGTAGTACACGCTATGCTTTTTGCACTGGATTACCGAATGGAGTTTGGAAGCGATGTATTTATTGATTTATTAGGGTACAGAAAGTATGGGCATAACGAAGGCGACGAGCCCCGCTTTACCCAGCCTAAACTTTACAAAATAATAGCAAAGCACAAAAACCCAAGAGATATTTATGCCGAAAAGCTATTAGCTTCGGGTGTTATAGAGGAAGGGTACGTTGCTGCGTTAGAAAAAGGATATAAAGAGCAATTAGAGCAAAGTTTAGAGGCTTCTCGTAAAAAGGACTTAACAGTTATAACGCCATTTATGCAAAATGAATGGCAAGGTTATATAGAAAGAGCTGACGAGGAAGAGATGCTTAAAAAAGTAGATACTACATTTTCTCGGGAAAACCTTGATGATATTGCAGGAGTAATTACGCAATTACCATCGGATAAAAAATTCATCCGAAAAATACAGAAACTAACAGATGACAGAAAGCGCATGTACGAAACCGATAAGCTCGATTGGGCTATGGGGGAACTATTAGCTTATGGTACATTGCTTACGGAAGGTTTTGATGTTCGTATTTCTGGGCAAGATGTAGAGCGTGGTACATTCTCGCACCGTCATGCTGTAATAAAAGTAGAAGATTCTGAAGAGGAAGTAGTATTACTCAACAGGTTAAACAACCAAAAAGGTAAATTTAATATATTCAACTCCCTACTATCAGAGTACGGTGTTGTAGGTTTCGATTACGGTTATGCATTAGCAAGCCCCAAAACGCTAACCATTTGGGAAGCACAGTTTGGAGATTTCTCTAATGGTGCCCAAATTATGATAGACCAATACATTACTGCTGCCGAAGATAAATGGAACAACCAAAACGGTTTGGTAATGCTATTACCACACGGTTACGAGGGGCAAGGTGCAGAGCACTCATCGGCACGTATGGAGCGTTACTTACAAATGTGTGCCAACCACAATATGTATGTTGCCGATTGTACTACGCCAGCCAACTTTTTCCACTTATTGCGTAGGCAGATGAAAACAAACTTCCGTAAACCACTTATTGTGTTTACACCAAAAAGTTTGTTACGTCATCCATCAGTAATATCAACCAAAGAAGAATTAGCAAGTGGTACTTTCCAAGAAGTATTGGACGATCCAGCAGCAAATCCAGATAAGGTAAAATCGTTAGTATTCTGTACGGGTAAATTTTATTACGATTTAGTAGCAGAACGTGAGAAATTGGGTAGAGATGATGTTGCTTTTGTACGATTAGAGCAATTATTCCCGCTCCCTGTAGCACAGCTTAAAGAAGCTATAGCAAAATATAAAAATGCCGACGATTACGTTTGGGCACAGGAAGAACCTAAAAATATGGGTGCATACAGTTACATGTTAATGAACTTTAACGAAGTAAAATTACGTGTAGCATCACTCAAACCATCAAACGTACCAGCAGCAGGTAGCGCATCGCGTGCTAAAAAGCGTCATGCCGCCGCTATTGCAATGGTTTTTGATAAAGATTTATTTAATTAATATCGTATTTTTGATTTAACAATAGAAGTTAACAACACCAATAAAATTATACTGAGATGATTTTAGAAATGAAAGTTCCCTCTCCCGGGGAATCGATTACCGAAGTTGAAATCGCAACATGGCTAGTACAAGATGGCGACTATGTAGAGAAAGACCAAGCCATTGCCGAAGTAGATTCAGATAAAGCTACCCTAGAGTTGCCCGCTGAAGCTGCGGGTATTATTACACTAAAAGCAGAAGAAGGTGATGCCGTAGCTGTTGGGCAAGTGGTATGCCATATAGATACAAGTGCTGCCAAACCAGAAGGTGATGATGCTGCTCCTGCAAAAGAGGAGAAAAAAGAAGAAGCACCTAAAGCAGAGGAGAAAAAAGAAGCTCCAAAACAAGAAGAAAAAACATACGCTACAGGCGCCCCATCGCCCGCAGCACGCAAAATACTAGATGAGAAAGATATAGACCCTGCTAATGTAACAGGTACGGGTAAAGGGGGCAGAATAACTAAGGATGATGCCCTTAACGCAAAACCAGCTATGGGTACACCAACAGGTGGTAACAGAGGCTCGGAGCGTAAAAAGCTTTCGATGCTTCGCAGAAAAGTAGCAGAGCGCTTGGTTTCGGCTAAAAACGAAACGGCAATGCTTACTACCTTTAACGAGGTTAATATGACGCCTATTAACAAAATAAGAGCTGAGTATAAAGAAGCGTTTAAAGCAAAACACGGCGGTACAAGCTTAGGCTTTATGTCGTTCTTTACCAAAGCAGTTGTTAGAGCATTACAGTTATACCCAGATGTTAACTCTATGATAGATGGGGACTATAAAATAACATACGATTTTGTTGATATCTCAGTAGCAGTATCAGGACCTAAAGGTTTAATGGTACCTGTAGTACGTAATGCCGAAAACTTAACCTTTAGAGGTGTTGAGGCAGAAATAAAACGTTTGGCTATTCGTGCTCGTGATGGGCAAATTACTGTTGATGATATGACGGGTGGTACATTTACCATATCTAACGGTGGTGTATTTGGTAGCATGCTATCTACACCAATCATTAATCCACCACAATCGGGTATATTGGGCATGCACAATATTATAGAGCGCCCAATAGCTGTAGATGGTAAAGTGGAAATTCACCCAATGATGTATGTAGCACTTTCGTACGACCACAGAATTATAGATGGTCGTGAGTCAGTAGGTTTCCTTGTAGCAGTTAAAGAAGCACTAGAAAACCCTACGGAGCTACTTATGGATAACAATCCTAAAAAAGCGTTAGAGCTTTAATAAACAATAAAAATAGTAGTATAAAAAAGTCCCACTAAATAAGTGGGACTTTTTTATACTACTAAACAATATCTTTATCTTAAAATGCAGGTAAGGCTGTTAAAGGATTTACTAATAAATCTCTTAGTAAAGGCAGACTAACTATTGTATAAAATGATAACACCCACTCGTAAAAGAGTGGGTGTTTTCTCTCAACGGAATAAATGAAAGAATTGGATGTATTGTTTAATATACCTTATTTTATAGAAAACACACACAGGTAATAAAAGTTGTTAAAGCACTTTAATTACTAATTATCGTACAAAATACTAATCAATTAACCGTTAAGTTTTTAAAAAGATTCTTTTTCGACTAAGTGCATTGCTTTTTCGATAAAAAACATAACAATCTAATTGTGTGTAATTTAAGCGGTGTAGAATATCTATCAATATTCTGTAGTATGTTTTATGTATCTATTTAATATAGTAATCCATAACAGCTTCTACTTATAAAAACTACTGTTAATTGAAAAGGGTATAGTAATAAGAGTTTACTACAACTGTTTCAGATAAAAGCAGTTATTATGGTAATCTATAATAGCTTTACCCATTAAGAGTACATCGGCACCAATTATACCGTGTACGGGTTTTGCTTTGTATTGGCGTAACGCTTCGTTTACGTGCGACATATCAAAAATAATAAGCCCAAAATCTTTATTAGTCCAACGTCCCAGCTTTAATACATTATCTAACGATGTTTGTGTAGCCATACCAACACCACCAGCACCTGCTGCTTTGGTATCGGAGTGTGATGCCAAAAGTTCAAAATATTCAATACTATCAAGCCCAACACAACTGTTAGAGGCTCCTGTATCCAATATAAAATTGCCCTCTTTGCCATTTATTTTTGCTTTAATTAATAAGTGCTGTGTTTTAGATAGTTTAAAACGTATTCGTTTGTATTGTTGCTCTTTCAGGATATCATATAAGTTTTCCATTCTGTAGTATTGGTTCTATTCTCAAAAATACTTTAAAATATTGTATAAACACTTTAAAACCATTTTCAACTTTGTAAGTTTGCATCTCAAAAAATTATCATGATACTTACAGATACCCATACCCATTTGTATAGCGAAGAATTTCAGCACGATAGCGATGCTGCTATACAGCGCGCTATACAAGCAGGGGTAAACCGATTGTTTGTTCCATCTATAGATGCCAGCTATACCCAGAAAATGTACGCCTTAGAAGCAAAATACCCCGATAATGTATTTTTAATGATGGGGCTGCACCCAACCTATGTAAAGGACAATTACCAAGAGGAGTTAGCACATGTTGAAGAGCAACTAGCCAAACGAAAATTTGCTGCGGTGGGCGAAATAGGTATTGATTTGTATTGGGATAAAACACACCTTAAAGAGCAACAATATGCCTTTAGGCATCAAATACAATTGGCAAAAAAGTATGAGTTGCCAATTAATATACATTGTAGGGATGCGTTTGATGAGATTTTTGAAGTTTTGGAATCAGAAAAAGGAGAGGGGCTGTACGGCATCTTCCACTGCTTTACAGGTAATTTTGAACAAGCCCAAAAAGCAATCTCCTACGGGATGAAGTTGGGTATTGGTGGTGTTGCTACTTTTAAGAATGGTAAAATAGACCAGTTTTTGAATGAAATAGACCTTAAACATATTGTGTTAGAGACCGATTCGCCTTACTTAGCACCCGTTCCGTACAGAGGGAAACGAAACGAAAGTAGTTACACCGTTTTGGTTGCCGAAAAGTTGGCTAGTATATATGGTGTAAGTGTAGCTGATATTGCTGCAGTAACTACTAAAAACTCCAAAGCTATTTTTGGTTTTTAACACAGAATGACCCTTAAATTCATAAAATTTTTGTTCATTTGTGGCATTGTTTTAACGATACTAACTACATGTCAAAATTCGATCATATTCGCCCTTTTTATGATAGTGAAGTAAATGAGGCTATATGTGGTGCTGTACATCACCCCATGATGAAAGCACTTATGAGTTTTGCATTTCCAGATGTTGATGCTGAAACTTGGGAAAAACAGCTAAAAAAAACGCATTCAAAGCGCGATTTTCAGATCAACTTTATTTACCCTGCAGTACAAAAAGTATTGCAAAAAAGCTCTGAAGGGCTTACTACATCGGGTTTTGAAAAGTTAGACGTACACACACCATACCTATTTATATCCAATCATAGGGATATTATACTGGATACATCATTATTAAATGTTTCGTTACACGACCACGGACAAATAATGACGGCTTCTGCCATAGGCGATAATCTTGTACAAAAACCTTTTTTACATACGTTATCGCGCTTAAACCGCAACTTTTTGGTACAGCGCGGGCTTCCGCCAAGAGAGTTGCTACAAAGTTCACGACTTATGTCGGAATACGTATCGCAACTTGTATTACGTGAGAATCGTTCGGTATGGATAGCACAACGCGAGGGGCGTACCAAAGATGGTAACGACGCTACACACCAGGGCGTTTTAAAAATGTTGGCAATGGCTGCCGATGAGGATAACCTGATGCAGTATTTTAAGAAAATTAAAATTGTACCTGTTTCCATATCGTACGAATACGATCCTACGGATGCACTAAAAATGCCAATGCTAATGGCACAAGCCAACGATGAGGTGTATGTAAAAGAAAAAAATGAGGACTTTAATACCTTGTTAAGTGGTATTATGGGGCAAAAAAAGCGCATACACATTCATGTTTGCGATGTACTTAGTAATGAGCTAGATGTTATAGCCAACGAGTTTGATAATCAGAACAGGCAGATACAAGCATTAGCACAGGTGTTAGATGATGCCATACTAAGCACCTACAGGCTATGGCCTACCAATTATATTGCATACGATTTATTAAATAAAACAACCCGTTTTAAAGATAAATATACCGAGAGAGAAAAATCTCTTTTTGAGCGTAGATTAGAAATGCGTATTGATGCCGATAATAAAACGTTACATAACGGATTTTTAGCCATGTATGCCAACCCTGTGGTAAATAAAATGAAATACCAAAATGCAGAATAACCCTACCATTTTACTTTTATATACAGGCGGTACTATTGGTATGGTTAAAGATTTCGAATCTGGAGCATTAAAAGTGTTCAATTTTGATAAATTACTGCAAAACATACCCGAATTAAAACAACTTGATTGTACTATAACCACCGAATCGTTTGATGAACCTATCGACTCATCCAATGTTACAACAGCAGAATGGTGCAAAATAGCTTCGGTTATAGAGGAACGTTATAACGATTTTGATGGTTTTGTAATTTTGCACGGTTCCGATACTATGGCATACTCTGCATCAGCATTAAGTTTTATGCTCCAAAACCTCGATAAACCTGTTGTATTTACAGGTTCGCAGCTCCCAATAGGCGATTTACGAACTGATGCTAAAGAAAATCTTATTACAGCTATACAAATAGCATCACTCATACATAACGGAAAAGCAGTAATACAAGAGGTATGTTTGTACTTTGAATATAAGTTATACCGAGGCAATCGTGCGGTAAAAATTAGTGCTGAGCACTTTAATGCCTTTACATCACCCAATTATCCTGCTTTAGCAGAATCGGGCGTTAATTTACGCATCAATAAAGATGCATTATTAAAAAAGGATACTAGTAAACCGTTTAATGTAGTAAAAGAGTTTAATACCAATGTTGTGCTTATAAGTATATTTCCTGGTATTAGCGAGGAAGTGCTTAATGCTATACTAAACATACCTAGCCTTAAAGGGGTTGTTTTACGAACCTATGGTGCAGGTAATGCGCCCACTGACATTTATTTTGTATCCATACTGCAACGCGCTATAGAAAGGGGACTACATATTGTAAACGTAACCCAATGCTCTAGCGGAAGCGTGAATATGGGACAGTACGAAACCAGTACGCTATTAAAGGAAATAGGAGTAATATCGGGTAAAGATATTACTACAGAGGCGGCTATAACCAAATTAATGTATTTATTAGGGCAGGGTGTAGCTGATTACGAATTTAAGGCATTATTTGAGCAATCGTTATTTGGCGAATTGTCTTAATAGTTTTCTCAATCCGTTTTTAAATATTACTTTTGCATCCACAATATTTTAGAGAGGTGGCCGAGTGGTCGAAGGCGCACGCCTGGAAAGTGTGTATGCTCCAAAAGGGCATCGAGGGTTCGAATCCCTTCCTCTCTGCTTAATAAAATCAGTTCTGTTCCAATTTCGGAACAGAACTGATTTTTTATTTTACTACAATTGCAACTTGTTGCATAGTGTTACGATTTATGCTTAGTGATTATTGTATAAAAAAATAAAAGCTGCCATATGGCAGCTTTTACAAATAACTAAAAAGTATATTTTCTTATAGTTGTTCAAACTCTTGATTTTCGTCTGGATGAGCACTTCTCACATTGAGTGCATGGCCATCAGCATCTGTAACAAATGCAACAAACTCAATATTGTTAGCATTATCTACAATCTCAGGAACACTAATATTAAATGTTTTAGTGTACGTATTAAGTGTTGTAGTTTCACCTCTTGGTATAGCTTCACCCATTAATGGGGTAAGTGCCGCTCTCAATACGTGGTTATGCTCGTAATCATACAATGTGTTAGGACCGTTGTAGTAGGTTGTATAGTTGTATTGGTCGTAAATAAGACCATTCTCTAATACGTATACTACCAGATTTAAGTCGCTATTAAAATCTTTACCAAACATAACATTTACATCTATTGCTAAGTTGTTACCATCTTTAGTAGATGAAATAGCCAATCCTAATTTAGGATTTTCACCTTGCGTAAGTCCAATAACTTGGTCAAGGTTGTTTGGCTCTGGATAAAACCATTGTGTTAAGCGGTTTATTAATCCTTTAGGATATCCAGGTATATTAATAAAGTTTTCTAGTTCGGTAGAGTCAAACGTAAACGGATCATAACTAGCATCGTTAGGGTTTAAACTCGCTCGGTGTATTGCTACAGCAACCACATTGTCTGTTTGGTTTTTTAGTAAATCGATGCCATACGATACGCGTGGGCAGTAACCACACCATGTACCCGTATAATCTTCGATAAGTACTCGTTTGTTAAAGTTAATTTCTGAGCCATCATGAAAACGTATCGAAATAGGGTCTGACGTCGTACCAAAGTACTTAGCCGTTACTTCAAACTCTCCAACTGTTGCAGAGGTAAAGGTATTACCATCTATTTCATTACCATCAACAAGTATGGTAGCATCGGCCGTTAGGTCATTACCATCATTGTCCTTTACTGTAAAAGTAACAGTTTCATCAATAATCCTTATTGAGCCATCAGAGCTAAGAATAACTGAGTCGAAAGACTTGAGTATTTCGTATTCTGATGTACACGATGATAGTAATATACTTACGAAAGCAAAAAATAATAATAAATTCTTTTTCATTGTATCTTCTTTTTTATGCTTCCAAATAGCATTATTATTGTTTTACAACTCTAATTTGAGATGTTTTATTGTCTTCTGTAGTAAATCGAGCAATGTATACAGCAGTAGCAAGTGATGATAAATCGATTAGTTGCGTGCCTGATGTTATTGCTGCATTTTTGATTAATTGCCCACTAGTGTTATAAAATGCTACTGTAGCATTTTGTAGAGCATCAACCTGCATATTGTCTTTAATAATAGTACTGTTAAGTGTTATACCTGCGTTTTTAAGTGATTCAAAATCAGTAACACTTGCAGCCGTTGAATCGTACACGTATGTAAATCGCATTAATTCGCCTGTTTCATTTCCGTCACCATCAACAGTTATTACTGCTATTACGTAGCTTACAGGCATACTATCGTCATCTCCAGCATAAGAGTTTCTAAAGTGGTTGTCACCTTCCGTGCTTGCGCCCGGTGCAAGTAATATTCCGCCATCAGGTAAGTTAGTAGGTATTGTAGTACCTTCACTTATTATATTAAAACATTGTGGCTGTACACAAAACTGTAGGTTATTGTTTGGTGTATCATTATTAGTAATCGCTACAGCTTTCATTCGCATAGTAATATTTTCTGTAGATGTATTGGTAACTACCAAATCCAAATTACCAAGCGAAGAGTCTTCTGCCGTACTAAGCTGGTTAAATGTAACAGTATCGTTATTAGCAATAGTTTCGCCATTACCTGTTACTGTAACTGTTTGTGCTTGTGTTAGTCCGCAAAGTAATAACCCTGCGATTAATATAATTTTTTTCATAATTTTTTTGTTACGTTGTTAATAGTATTTAAGTAAAAAGGCTATCGAGAATAATTTTGGTTATCCCCGATAGCTTTTTTGTATGCTGTAAAACTAATAAATCTAAATTATTTGATAACTAGTTTTTCTGTTCTTTCTGCAGTAGCACCTACTATTTTAGCAATGTACATGCCTGATTGTAGGTTGCTAAGGTTCATAACGTCACCGTTATTAATTTCTTTAGCACTGTATACAACCTTACCCGTTAAATCCATAACAGTAACTGCAATTGTTTCTTGCGTTTCGAAGTTGAATATACCGT
The Flavobacterium litorale genome window above contains:
- a CDS encoding 1-acyl-sn-glycerol-3-phosphate acyltransferase, translating into MSKFDHIRPFYDSEVNEAICGAVHHPMMKALMSFAFPDVDAETWEKQLKKTHSKRDFQINFIYPAVQKVLQKSSEGLTTSGFEKLDVHTPYLFISNHRDIILDTSLLNVSLHDHGQIMTASAIGDNLVQKPFLHTLSRLNRNFLVQRGLPPRELLQSSRLMSEYVSQLVLRENRSVWIAQREGRTKDGNDATHQGVLKMLAMAADEDNLMQYFKKIKIVPVSISYEYDPTDALKMPMLMAQANDEVYVKEKNEDFNTLLSGIMGQKKRIHIHVCDVLSNELDVIANEFDNQNRQIQALAQVLDDAILSTYRLWPTNYIAYDLLNKTTRFKDKYTEREKSLFERRLEMRIDADNKTLHNGFLAMYANPVVNKMKYQNAE
- the odhB gene encoding 2-oxoglutarate dehydrogenase complex dihydrolipoyllysine-residue succinyltransferase, which gives rise to MILEMKVPSPGESITEVEIATWLVQDGDYVEKDQAIAEVDSDKATLELPAEAAGIITLKAEEGDAVAVGQVVCHIDTSAAKPEGDDAAPAKEEKKEEAPKAEEKKEAPKQEEKTYATGAPSPAARKILDEKDIDPANVTGTGKGGRITKDDALNAKPAMGTPTGGNRGSERKKLSMLRRKVAERLVSAKNETAMLTTFNEVNMTPINKIRAEYKEAFKAKHGGTSLGFMSFFTKAVVRALQLYPDVNSMIDGDYKITYDFVDISVAVSGPKGLMVPVVRNAENLTFRGVEAEIKRLAIRARDGQITVDDMTGGTFTISNGGVFGSMLSTPIINPPQSGILGMHNIIERPIAVDGKVEIHPMMYVALSYDHRIIDGRESVGFLVAVKEALENPTELLMDNNPKKALEL
- a CDS encoding polyprenyl synthetase family protein, coding for MHAIAHYQQIIQEYFTNLSLQQEPINLYKPIQYILSIGGKRMRPVLTLMATEVFNTDCKKALPAAVAVEMFHNFSLVHDDIMDDAPLRRGNKTVHEKWDVNTAILSGDAMLILAYQYFEGYEPAIFRDLAKLFSKTALEVCEGQQWDVDFESRHDVTLPEYIKMIGNKTAVLVGASMKMGGIVAQTTPENCDLIYDFGFNLGLAFQLQDDYLDAFGDPETFGKQVGGDIIENKKTYLYLKALQHCNAYQKERLLQWFAVQPEDTAEKVADVKDLFKATGADTATKAAIADYTQRAFATLEKLDIDPDKKLMLEQFGQVLMQRKV
- a CDS encoding 2-oxoglutarate dehydrogenase E1 component; the protein is MDRFSFLNAAHTAFFADLYEQYIENPDSVEPSWRSFFQGFDFANEYGSENDIATTTSNQAAAQQTISDLPDRLQKEFRVLNLIEGYRTRGHLFTETNPVRERRNYSPTIELEDFGLSKSDLTTVFEAGKEVGLEQATLEQILNYLKNVYRTHTGIEYMYIRNPKVRKWIQNRLSANENQPKIDAEQQKQILEKLNEAVSFENFLHTKYVGQKRFSLEGGESLIPAIDALIEAAAEKGVEQFVMGMAHRGRLNMLANVFGKSTADIFSEFDGKDYDEDAMFDGDVKYHLGLTSDRKTRRGKNININLAPNPSHLETVGAVIEGIARAKQDKYFPEDNAKVLPIALHGDAAIAGQGIVYEIVQMANLDGYKTGGTIHVVINNQVGFTTNYLDGRSSTYCTDVAKVTLSPVLHVNADDVEAVVHAMLFALDYRMEFGSDVFIDLLGYRKYGHNEGDEPRFTQPKLYKIIAKHKNPRDIYAEKLLASGVIEEGYVAALEKGYKEQLEQSLEASRKKDLTVITPFMQNEWQGYIERADEEEMLKKVDTTFSRENLDDIAGVITQLPSDKKFIRKIQKLTDDRKRMYETDKLDWAMGELLAYGTLLTEGFDVRISGQDVERGTFSHRHAVIKVEDSEEEVVLLNRLNNQKGKFNIFNSLLSEYGVVGFDYGYALASPKTLTIWEAQFGDFSNGAQIMIDQYITAAEDKWNNQNGLVMLLPHGYEGQGAEHSSARMERYLQMCANHNMYVADCTTPANFFHLLRRQMKTNFRKPLIVFTPKSLLRHPSVISTKEELASGTFQEVLDDPAANPDKVKSLVFCTGKFYYDLVAEREKLGRDDVAFVRLEQLFPLPVAQLKEAIAKYKNADDYVWAQEEPKNMGAYSYMLMNFNEVKLRVASLKPSNVPAAGSASRAKKRHAAAIAMVFDKDLFN
- a CDS encoding TatD family hydrolase, whose amino-acid sequence is MILTDTHTHLYSEEFQHDSDAAIQRAIQAGVNRLFVPSIDASYTQKMYALEAKYPDNVFLMMGLHPTYVKDNYQEELAHVEEQLAKRKFAAVGEIGIDLYWDKTHLKEQQYAFRHQIQLAKKYELPINIHCRDAFDEIFEVLESEKGEGLYGIFHCFTGNFEQAQKAISYGMKLGIGGVATFKNGKIDQFLNEIDLKHIVLETDSPYLAPVPYRGKRNESSYTVLVAEKLASIYGVSVADIAAVTTKNSKAIFGF
- a CDS encoding retropepsin-like aspartic protease — translated: MENLYDILKEQQYKRIRFKLSKTQHLLIKAKINGKEGNFILDTGASNSCVGLDSIEYFELLASHSDTKAAGAGGVGMATQTSLDNVLKLGRWTNKDFGLIIFDMSHVNEALRQYKAKPVHGIIGADVLLMGKAIIDYHNNCFYLKQL